A region of the Microbulbifer pacificus genome:
CGCTGGCAATTCTCGTGAGTGAAATGCGGCCTACAGAACTTGCTGCGACACCCAGCACACTGTTTTTCTCCGGAGCCCTAGCGATCTGCGCAATGATCCTGCCTGGAATATCCGGCTCCTTTATATTGCTGATGATTGGTATCTATCCGCAGGTGATTGCGGCCGTACATCAATTTCAGCTAAGTGCGCTTGCGTGGTTCGCCGCCGGTGCCGCAAGTGGCTTGCTGTTGTTCAGCCGCCTGCTTTCCTGGCTGATGCATCGCTTCCCATCGGTGACCCTGTCATTTTTGGTGGGCATTTTGTTTGGCAGCCTGAAAATTGTCTGGCCGTGGAAACTGGCAACCAGCGAAATGGCGGGACTAGATGGTGAGAAACTTGCGCCGATGATGTCCAATGTATTTCCGGCGGAGTTTGCCAGTGCATCCGGCCAGCCCTCCCACTTTCTCGCTGCGGCGGTGGCGGCAGTGGTGGCGGTTATCCTGGTGCTCGCTATTGAGTGGCTCAGCTGGCGGCATGTAGGAAATGTCGTACAGGAAAAATAAGCAAAAGCTGACAATTGCGGAAGCTGGGGATTACCACGGTATTTCCGGAACATGGCGGGCGATTTGGAGGTGTAACTCCATGGAGTTACGCCGGAAAATTCCGGTGTTGATGGGCGAGGAAAAGGGCGGGCGTTTTTGACCTCGAAGCGCATAAAACCCACGGCATTCTTTAGACACTTTTTCCATAAATGCACCCCTTTGATGTAAAAAGAGAATAATGAAACGGCGCAAATATCGACAATTCAGCGTGGGGAAAACTGGAGTCTCGAAAGGAGAGTTGCGCCAATTTTACTTTTTTCTGCGCCGGGTTCTGTGCCTTCTCACGCTCTGCGCAGGCACCGCATCCTGTGCCAGCAATTTTGCTCCTACCTCGACTCTACAGCAGCCGCCGAGTCACAGAATTCAGCACCACACCGTCAGTAAAGGCGAGACCCTGTACTCCATCGCCTGGAGATATGGTAAAGATTTCAAAGACTTAGCTTCCATCAATGGTATTTCTTCACCCTATCGGATATTCCCCGGGCAGC
Encoded here:
- a CDS encoding DUF368 domain-containing protein gives rise to the protein MSLDLFRGRYWGVAARGVAMGAADVVPGVSGGTIAFITGIYQELLDSISRIGPHTLTTLWKQGVAAAWRQINGNFLLALFAGILTSIFSLAKLISFLLHEYPIIVWAFFFGLILASVVPIVRHIRDWRWQSWLALMLGVALAILVSEMRPTELAATPSTLFFSGALAICAMILPGISGSFILLMIGIYPQVIAAVHQFQLSALAWFAAGAASGLLLFSRLLSWLMHRFPSVTLSFLVGILFGSLKIVWPWKLATSEMAGLDGEKLAPMMSNVFPAEFASASGQPSHFLAAAVAAVVAVILVLAIEWLSWRHVGNVVQEK